The proteins below are encoded in one region of Desulfovibrio sp. JC022:
- the lgt gene encoding prolipoprotein diacylglyceryl transferase gives MIVLPEFDTTAFRIGPLKANWYGLMYMIGFAIAWTLGRYRASKKTNNWTAQQVDDLITWLVVGLVVGARLGYCLIYEPAYFMAHPVDIFAVWKGGMSFHGGAAGVAIVAWRFAKSTDRTTLDVGDFLTPLAPLGLLCGRMGNFINGELWGRVTDVPWGMVFPSQRAGNLPRHPSQLYEGALEGVLLFLILWVWSAKPRQRGTTTGLFLMGYGFFRAFVEFFRQPDPQLGFIAFGWLTMGQLLCVPMILAGLALFLWGLKKGPIPPAAATS, from the coding sequence ATGATTGTATTGCCGGAATTTGATACGACAGCTTTCAGAATAGGACCTCTCAAGGCCAATTGGTACGGCCTGATGTATATGATCGGTTTTGCCATTGCGTGGACTTTGGGACGCTACAGGGCTTCCAAAAAGACTAATAACTGGACCGCGCAGCAAGTGGATGACCTCATTACCTGGCTTGTGGTCGGTCTGGTGGTCGGAGCACGGCTGGGCTATTGTCTTATCTACGAGCCCGCATATTTTATGGCCCACCCGGTGGATATTTTTGCGGTTTGGAAGGGCGGAATGTCCTTTCACGGCGGTGCCGCCGGTGTAGCCATTGTGGCTTGGCGGTTCGCAAAGTCCACTGACAGGACAACTCTTGATGTGGGTGACTTTCTGACTCCGCTCGCTCCCTTGGGATTGCTTTGCGGGCGTATGGGTAATTTCATCAATGGAGAACTCTGGGGGCGGGTTACTGATGTTCCTTGGGGGATGGTTTTTCCCAGTCAGCGGGCCGGGAACCTGCCGAGGCACCCCTCGCAGCTTTATGAAGGCGCATTGGAGGGGGTACTTCTTTTTCTGATCCTCTGGGTCTGGTCTGCAAAGCCCCGCCAGAGAGGTACAACCACCGGGCTGTTTCTTATGGGCTACGGCTTCTTTCGCGCTTTTGTTGAATTTTTCCGTCAGCCCGACCCTCAGCTTGGATTTATCGCCTTTGGCTGGCTGACCATGGGGCAACTGCTTTGTGTGCCCATGATTCTGGCAGGGCTCGCTCTTTTTCTCTGGGGATTGAAGAAAGGACCTATTCCGCCGGCTGCTGCCACAAGCTGA
- the dsrB gene encoding dissimilatory-type sulfite reductase subunit beta, with amino-acid sequence MAFVSSGYNPDKPMENRISDIGPRDFNEFLPPVIKNNYGKWLYHEILEPGVLVHVAESGDEVYTVRCGTARLMSITLIREMCEVADKHCDGYLRFTTRNNVEFMTDSKDKMLALKEDLLSRKFDGGSYKFPVGGTGAGISNIVHTQGWVHCHTPATDASGTVKVIMDDLFDEFTGHNMPAPVRIAVACCLNMCGACHCSDIAVVGIHRKPPIIDHEYLDNLCEIPLAVASCPTGAVRPSKVEIDGKQFKTVAIKEERCMFCGNCYTMCPSLPLSDKEGDGIALMVGGKVSNRISMPKFSKVVVAFIPNEPPRWPTLTKTIRNIVEVYKADANKYERLGDWAERIGWERFFEKTGIEFTPHLIDDFRDPAYYTWRQSTQFKF; translated from the coding sequence ATGGCGTTCGTTTCTTCTGGCTACAATCCAGACAAACCGATGGAAAACCGGATTTCGGACATTGGACCTCGTGATTTTAACGAGTTCCTTCCCCCGGTTATCAAAAATAACTACGGCAAGTGGCTTTACCACGAAATCCTTGAGCCCGGCGTACTGGTTCACGTCGCAGAATCCGGAGATGAAGTATACACAGTCCGCTGTGGTACCGCTCGCCTCATGAGTATTACTCTGATTCGCGAAATGTGCGAAGTTGCTGACAAACATTGTGACGGATACCTCCGTTTCACCACTCGTAACAACGTTGAGTTCATGACCGACTCTAAGGACAAAATGCTTGCCCTTAAAGAAGATCTGCTCAGCCGCAAGTTCGACGGCGGTTCCTACAAGTTCCCCGTAGGTGGTACCGGTGCTGGTATTTCCAACATCGTTCACACTCAGGGTTGGGTTCACTGTCACACACCTGCAACTGATGCTTCCGGTACTGTTAAAGTTATCATGGATGACCTCTTCGACGAGTTCACCGGCCATAACATGCCTGCTCCCGTTCGCATCGCTGTTGCTTGTTGTCTGAACATGTGTGGTGCTTGTCACTGCTCCGATATCGCTGTTGTCGGTATCCACCGCAAGCCCCCCATCATTGACCACGAGTACCTTGACAACCTCTGCGAAATTCCTCTTGCAGTAGCTTCTTGTCCTACCGGTGCGGTTCGTCCTTCTAAGGTCGAAATCGACGGTAAACAGTTCAAGACTGTTGCTATTAAAGAAGAACGCTGCATGTTCTGCGGTAACTGCTACACCATGTGCCCCTCCCTGCCCCTTTCCGATAAGGAAGGTGACGGTATCGCACTGATGGTAGGTGGTAAGGTTTCTAACCGTATCAGCATGCCTAAGTTCTCTAAGGTTGTTGTTGCGTTTATTCCTAACGAACCTCCCCGTTGGCCCACACTTACTAAAACTATCCGCAACATTGTGGAAGTTTACAAAGCTGATGCTAACAAGTACGAACGTCTGGGTGACTGGGCTGAGCGTATTGGCTGGGAACGTTTCTTCGAAAAGACTGGTATCGAGTTTACTCCCCATCTTATCGATGATTTCCGTGATCCTGCTTACTACACCTGGCGTCAGTCCACTCAGTTCAAGTTCTAA
- a CDS encoding dissimilatory sulfite reductase D family protein gives MDSAKEEIMAFLEKKTGAKSKFYFNDFTKLFPDAKGREVKKVLTALVKEEKVEYWSSGSTTMYGMTGAGKQGGAEHED, from the coding sequence ATGGATTCCGCAAAAGAAGAAATCATGGCGTTCCTGGAAAAGAAAACAGGCGCTAAAAGTAAATTTTACTTCAACGATTTCACCAAGCTTTTTCCTGATGCAAAAGGCCGTGAAGTTAAGAAAGTTCTGACTGCTCTTGTTAAAGAAGAGAAAGTTGAATACTGGTCCTCCGGTTCTACTACTATGTATGGTATGACTGGTGCCGGTAAGCAGGGTGGAGCAGAGCACGAGGATTAG
- the dsrA gene encoding dissimilatory-type sulfite reductase subunit alpha, giving the protein MAKHKTPLLDQLESGPWPSFVSDVKQEAEVRAKNEKDVNYQIPVEVCEDLLGVLELSYTDGETHWKHGGIVGVFGYGGGVIGRYCDQPEMFPGVAHFHTVRVAQPTAKYYTTEFLRQIIDIWDMRGSGLTNMHGSTGDIVFLGTTTPQLEEIFYELTHDADVDLGGSGSNLRTPAACLGMSRCEYACYDAQALCYDMTMEFQDELHRPAFPYKFKFKFDACPNSCVCALARSDFSVVGMWRDEIRIDQEAVAAYVGGEFAPNAGAHSGRDWGKFDIQKEVVDLCPGKCIKYADGKLEINDKECMHCMHCINTMPRALMIGNDRGASILCGAKAPILDGPQLSSLLVPFIKVEEPFDEVKEVVENIWDWWMEEGKNRERLGETMRRMGFQKLLEVTGIKADPRHVQEPRHNPYIFWKADEVDGPWERDVNEYRKRHQR; this is encoded by the coding sequence ATGGCGAAACACAAAACTCCCTTGTTGGACCAGCTTGAAAGTGGGCCTTGGCCTAGCTTCGTGTCCGACGTAAAACAAGAAGCCGAAGTTAGAGCTAAAAACGAGAAGGACGTGAATTATCAGATTCCCGTTGAAGTCTGCGAAGACCTTCTCGGTGTTCTCGAGCTGTCTTACACCGATGGTGAAACTCACTGGAAACACGGCGGTATCGTTGGCGTTTTCGGTTACGGCGGCGGCGTTATCGGTCGTTACTGTGACCAGCCCGAAATGTTCCCCGGCGTAGCACACTTTCACACTGTTCGTGTTGCTCAGCCTACTGCTAAGTACTACACCACCGAATTCCTGCGTCAGATCATTGACATCTGGGACATGCGTGGTTCCGGTCTTACCAACATGCACGGTTCCACCGGTGACATCGTCTTCCTTGGAACAACCACACCTCAGCTCGAAGAAATTTTCTACGAACTGACTCATGATGCAGACGTTGACCTTGGTGGCTCCGGCTCCAACCTGCGTACCCCTGCAGCATGTCTCGGTATGTCTCGTTGTGAGTATGCATGTTACGACGCGCAGGCTCTCTGCTACGACATGACCATGGAATTCCAGGACGAACTCCACCGTCCTGCTTTCCCCTACAAGTTCAAGTTTAAGTTTGACGCTTGCCCGAACAGCTGTGTTTGTGCTCTCGCTCGTTCTGACTTCTCCGTTGTAGGTATGTGGCGTGATGAAATCCGCATCGACCAGGAAGCTGTTGCAGCTTACGTCGGCGGTGAATTCGCTCCTAACGCTGGTGCTCACTCCGGTCGCGACTGGGGTAAGTTTGACATCCAGAAAGAAGTTGTTGATCTCTGCCCCGGTAAGTGCATCAAGTACGCTGACGGCAAACTCGAAATCAACGATAAAGAATGTATGCACTGCATGCATTGTATCAACACCATGCCTCGTGCACTGATGATCGGTAACGATCGTGGCGCTTCCATCCTTTGTGGTGCAAAAGCTCCGATCCTCGACGGTCCTCAGCTCAGCTCCCTCCTCGTTCCCTTCATCAAGGTTGAAGAGCCTTTCGACGAAGTGAAAGAAGTTGTTGAAAACATTTGGGACTGGTGGATGGAAGAAGGTAAAAACCGTGAGCGTCTTGGTGAAACCATGCGTCGCATGGGCTTCCAGAAGCTTCTCGAAGTTACCGGTATCAAGGCTGATCCGAGACACGTACAAGAGCCTAGACACAACCCCTACATCTTCTGGAAAGCAGATGAGGTTGATGGTCCTTGGGAACGTGACGTTAACGAATACAGAAAAAGACACCAGAGATAA
- a CDS encoding cobyrinate a,c-diamide synthase yields MNFPRIVLAGLSGGTGKTIVTLGLCRAFHNMGREVKPFKKGPDYIDARWLGLASGKYATNLDPFLMSNDKLISLFMEKGLGADISIVEGNRGLFDGKDVDGSCSTAELARIIKAPVILTIDCTKMTRTVAAIVAGCKAFEDGFNLAGVILNRTAGERHRNILKNSIEAYTDIPVLGMLPKLKENPIPERHMGLVSNTEYGAVDKSLDTLGKMAQDCIDLDAIYEVANQSSPELESDQDAWAGIELSSAAKPVIGVVRDEALWFYYEENLEALRRAGAEVKEISLISSEPWPEIHGLYLGGGFPETLAAEISRNTYVRDHVRSLAKSGLPIFAECGGFMYLGRDVEYEGQKYPMSGVLDLSTRLCPRPQGLGYTSGKIVHENPFFPVGTDVIGHEFHYSLCVDNNEPTPKYALDMSRGKGMADGHDGLIRDNIYAGYNHIHALSMPCWANNFVKAAEEFKNASGGQRTLLQKGSLDTPKTFQ; encoded by the coding sequence ATGAATTTTCCAAGAATTGTTTTGGCCGGACTTAGCGGCGGCACAGGTAAGACCATTGTCACACTGGGGCTTTGCCGGGCCTTTCATAATATGGGCCGGGAAGTTAAGCCTTTTAAAAAAGGCCCTGATTATATTGATGCCCGCTGGCTGGGCCTTGCGTCCGGCAAATATGCCACCAATCTTGATCCTTTTCTCATGTCCAATGATAAGCTCATTTCCCTTTTTATGGAAAAAGGGCTGGGGGCTGATATTTCCATTGTCGAAGGTAATCGCGGACTTTTTGACGGCAAGGACGTGGACGGTTCCTGCTCCACTGCCGAGCTTGCACGTATTATTAAAGCTCCGGTTATTCTGACCATCGATTGCACCAAAATGACCCGCACTGTGGCGGCCATTGTTGCCGGGTGCAAAGCTTTCGAGGACGGATTTAATCTTGCCGGGGTTATTCTTAATCGTACCGCCGGGGAACGTCACCGCAACATCCTTAAAAATTCCATTGAAGCCTACACTGATATCCCTGTGCTGGGCATGCTGCCCAAGCTGAAGGAAAACCCTATTCCAGAGCGGCACATGGGGCTTGTTTCCAATACTGAATACGGAGCTGTGGACAAGTCTTTAGATACGCTTGGAAAGATGGCGCAGGATTGCATTGATCTTGATGCCATATACGAAGTCGCTAATCAGTCTTCCCCAGAACTTGAATCTGATCAGGATGCGTGGGCCGGAATAGAACTTTCCAGTGCTGCAAAGCCCGTTATCGGCGTGGTGCGTGATGAGGCCCTTTGGTTCTATTATGAAGAGAATCTTGAAGCTTTGCGCCGGGCCGGAGCGGAAGTAAAAGAAATTTCCCTCATATCAAGCGAACCGTGGCCCGAGATCCACGGCCTTTATCTTGGTGGCGGTTTTCCGGAGACACTTGCCGCAGAAATTTCTCGAAATACCTATGTCCGTGATCATGTTCGCTCTCTTGCCAAGTCTGGTCTGCCCATCTTTGCAGAGTGTGGCGGCTTTATGTATCTGGGACGTGATGTTGAATACGAAGGGCAGAAATATCCCATGTCCGGTGTGCTTGATCTTTCCACCCGTCTTTGTCCGCGTCCGCAGGGTTTAGGCTACACTTCCGGCAAGATAGTCCACGAAAATCCTTTTTTCCCCGTTGGTACCGATGTAATCGGGCACGAATTTCATTATTCGCTCTGCGTGGACAATAACGAACCCACACCCAAGTACGCTCTCGACATGTCGCGAGGCAAAGGTATGGCCGACGGTCATGATGGTCTCATCCGTGATAATATTTACGCAGGATACAACCACATCCACGCCCTGAGCATGCCTTGCTGGGCAAATAATTTCGTCAAAGCTGCTGAAGAATTTAAGAATGCCTCCGGCGGCCAAAGAACCCTTTTGCAAAAGGGTTCTCTGGACACTCCCAAAACCTTTCAATAG